From Bacillota bacterium, one genomic window encodes:
- a CDS encoding YhfC family intramembrane metalloprotease: MQGKGKYIFFFMLGFLCFAVAQPLLRLPLLQMLQQTTGFTMAYITNPLLCGVLVALTAGIFEETFRFLFKAIFMKPARSTIRQPILFGLGHGISEVCVMLYPVIPTISMFTLDQLSIVFAERIMALTLHVSLTIMVWNGFQRGRKAACLLSAILVHGLADALIPIISSFSTSVSMIEGAIAVVATGMVVYAYHSRKYYLKEENQGV; this comes from the coding sequence TTGCAGGGAAAAGGAAAATACATTTTCTTTTTTATGCTTGGTTTTCTATGTTTTGCAGTGGCTCAACCCCTGCTGCGTCTGCCCCTCCTGCAGATGCTCCAGCAGACAACGGGCTTTACCATGGCCTACATCACAAATCCCTTGCTCTGCGGAGTCCTGGTTGCCCTGACCGCCGGAATTTTTGAGGAAACTTTTCGTTTCCTCTTCAAAGCTATCTTCATGAAACCCGCCCGTTCAACAATACGCCAGCCGATTCTTTTTGGTTTGGGCCATGGAATTTCGGAAGTATGCGTAATGCTGTACCCCGTGATCCCCACGATTTCCATGTTTACCCTCGATCAGCTGTCCATCGTCTTTGCTGAAAGAATAATGGCTCTGACCCTCCATGTTTCATTGACCATCATGGTGTGGAATGGTTTTCAAAGGGGCAGAAAAGCCGCTTGCCTCCTGTCTGCCATCCTGGTTCACGGCCTTGCCGATGCCCTGATCCCCATCATCTCCTCTTTCAGCACTTCGGTTTCAATGATCGAGGGCGCCATAGCGGTTGTCGCTACAGGCATGGTTGTCTATGCTTACCATTCACGAAAATATTATTTGAAGGAGGAAAATCAAGGGGTATGA
- a CDS encoding DUF3887 domain-containing protein, translating to MIKSGHNSVCFLLLATIICFGVLIGMTGCGAQKLSADFDEAEVRAAAEGVIAMVNGKDSEGLRTASTAQMKAALTDELLNQIYEDIGEGGQFRGIKNMNIRSLAGNKNTGELAVVVTRAEYENRSFIYTISFDREMKLAGLYYK from the coding sequence ATGATCAAATCTGGACACAATTCTGTCTGTTTTCTGCTTCTGGCAACGATAATCTGTTTTGGGGTACTGATCGGCATGACCGGTTGCGGCGCACAGAAGTTATCCGCAGATTTCGATGAGGCGGAAGTCAGAGCGGCAGCCGAGGGCGTGATCGCCATGGTAAACGGGAAAGATTCGGAAGGATTGAGGACAGCATCCACCGCACAGATGAAAGCCGCCCTCACCGACGAACTGTTGAATCAAATTTATGAAGACATCGGTGAAGGCGGTCAATTCCGGGGAATAAAAAACATGAATATCCGTAGCCTTGCCGGCAATAAAAATACCGGTGAACTGGCCGTCGTGGTGACCAGGGCCGAATATGAAAACAGATCTTTCATCTACACGATCTCTTTTGACAGGGAGATGAAGCTGGCCGGATTGTATTACAAATAA